A genomic segment from Aspergillus puulaauensis MK2 DNA, chromosome 1, nearly complete sequence encodes:
- a CDS encoding putative regulator of nonsense transcripts (COG:A;~EggNog:ENOG410PHFX;~InterPro:IPR041677,IPR018999,IPR027417,IPR041679, IPR014001,IPR040812;~PFAM:PF18141,PF13245,PF13087,PF09416,PF04851, PF13604;~go_component: GO:0005737 - cytoplasm [Evidence IEA];~go_function: GO:0003677 - DNA binding [Evidence IEA];~go_function: GO:0004386 - helicase activity [Evidence IEA];~go_function: GO:0005524 - ATP binding [Evidence IEA];~go_function: GO:0008270 - zinc ion binding [Evidence IEA];~go_process: GO:0000184 - nuclear-transcribed mRNA catabolic process, nonsense-mediated decay [Evidence IEA]) has product MSASAEYQASGMESELDRTVGGPRRRRHDDDDEGPDNSEDDDLESTNSGPADNAKVPGALEEEKELAPHACAYCGIHNPSSVVKCLACSKWFCSARGNTSSSHIVNHLVRARHKEVQLHPESSLGDTVLECYNCGTKNVFLLGFIPAKSDTVVVLLCRQPCAAMPSSKDMNWDTSRWQPLIEDRSFLTWLVAAPSDQEQLRARHLSPQMIAKLEEMWKENSQATVADLEKATAVDDEPAPVLLRYDDAFQYQNIFGPLVKIEADYDRKLKESQSQDGLIVRWDLGLNNKHLASFILPKLELGDVKLAVGDEMRLKYTGELRPKWEGVGYVIKIPNNQSDEVTIELRAKGDHKSVPTECTHNFTADYVWKSTSFDRMQLAMKTFAVDEMSVSGYIFHRLLGHEVAAAPMKTQMPKKFSVPGLPELNGSQINAVKSVLQRPLSLIQGPPGTGKTVTSATIIYHLAKLNGGQVLVCAPSNVAVDQLCERIHRTGLKTVRVTAKSREDVESPVGFLSLHEQVRLNDTNIELIKLNQLKGELGELSSQDEKRLKQLTRSAEREILNNADVICCTCVGAGDPRLGKLKFRTVLIDESTQSAEPECMIPLVLGCKQVVLVGDHQQLGPVIMNKKAAKAGLNQSLFERLVILGCSPIRLNVQYRMHPCLSEFPSNMFYEGSLQNGITSFDRLRREVDFPWPIMDNPMMFWSNLGNEEISASGTSYLNRTEATNVEKIVTRFFKAGVHPKDIGIITPYEGQRSYIVSSMQATGTFKKEHYKEIEVASVDAFQGREKDFIILSCVRSNDHQGIGFLSDPRRLNVALTRAKYGLVILGNPKVLSKHPLWNCLLQHFKERHCLVEGPLSNLQESLIQFSRPKQAYRGPQRFQMAYNHVSNVTSGYMNGRNGQRNDFHDTGSVVGYIPDDVSSVHSSALGGGVGIPSGYPPMFQQFADSWPTLPGARRANGNRGRGAPSVAGESVAATESDITGSIIDGKGPEHGGVSLAGLSINDMSKQPSLSQSDRLKRYVESGAREPYKPGVPDNGSIFGGSSASIRVTRGVPGHIHDDDDARSVSTAFASQVGGNYD; this is encoded by the exons ATGTCGGCGTCCGCTGAATACCAGGCTTCTGGAATGGAGTCAGAACTGGACCGAACTGTTGGGGGTCCGCGCCGACGCAGacatgatgacgacgatgaaggtcCTGATAActccgaggatgatgacttgGAAAGTACAAACAGTGGCCCTGCAGACAATGCGAAAGTCCCTGGggctttggaggaagaaaaagagcttGCCCCGCACGCATGCGC GTACTGCGGCATCCACAACCCTAGTAGCGTTGTGAAATGTCTAGCTTGCAGCAAATGGTTTTGCAGCGCCCGTGGCAACACCTCCTCGTCCCATATCGTTAACCACCTTGTCCGGGCTAGACATAAGGAAGTCCAGTTACATCCCGAATCGTCCCTTGGTGATACGGTTCTGGAATGTTATAACTGTGGCACCAAAAACGTTTTCCTCCTCGGGTTTATCCCCGCTAAGTCCGACACTGTCGTCGTTCTGCTATGTCGCCAACCTTGCGCCGCTATGCCATCTTCGAAGGATATGAATTGGGATACATCGCGCTGGCAGCCTTTGATCGAAGACCGCTCGTTCTTGACTTGGCTTGTGGCCGCTCCGTCGGATCAGGAGCAACTCCGAGCTCGTCATTTGAGCCCACAGATGATTGCCAAGCTCGAGGAAATGTGGAAAGAAAACTCACAAGCTACGGTCGCCGATTTAGAGAAGGCTACCGCCGTTGACGATGAACCTGCACCAGTCCTCCTGCGCTACGACGATGCATTCCAGTACCAAAACATTTTCGGCCCACTCGTTAAGATTGAGGCAGACTACGACCGCAAGTTGAAGGAATCGCAGTCACAGGATGGATTGATTGTCCGCTGGGATCTTGGTCTCAACAACAAGCATTTAGCTAGCTTTATACTGCCGAAACTCGAGCTCGGAGATGTAAAGCTGGCCgttggagatgagatgaggttgaagtaCACCGGCGAACTGCGACCCAAATGGGAAGGGGTCGGATACGTTATCAAAATCCCTAACAATCAGTCTGACGAGGTTACTATTGAGTTGCGAGCCAAGGGTGACCACAAATCAGTGCCCACGGAATGCACGCATAACTTTACTGCCGATTATGTCTGGAAATCGACCTCTTTCGATCGTATGCAACTTGCAATGAAGACTTTCGCTGTTGATGAGATGAGTGTGTCGGGCTATATCTTCCATCGTCTCCTAGGCCACGAGGTGGCAGCTGCGCCAATGAAGACGCAGATGCCGAAAAAGTTTAGCGTTCCTGGACTTCCTGAGCTCAACGGCAGCCAGATAAATGCAGTCAAGAGTGTCCTTCAACGGCCCTTGAGTCTGATTCAGGGACCTCCTGGAACTGGTAAAACTGTCACATCCGCGACAATCATTTATCACCTTGCCAAGCTCAATGGTGGCCAGGTTCTTGTATGTGCACCCTCCAACGTCGCCGTTGATCAACTTTGCGAACGCATTCATCGAACTGGGCTCAAGACTGTCCGTGTGACCGCGAAGTCACGCGAGGATGTGGAATCCCCAGTCGGCTTCTTGTCTCTGCATGAACAAGTCCGTCTCAATGACACCAACATTGAGCTCATTAAACTCAACCAGCTCAAGGGCGAACTTGGGGAGTTATCGAGTCAAGATGAGAAGCGCCTGAAGCAACTTACCAGGTCCGCTGAGCGCGAGATCCTGAACAATGCCGACGTAATTTGCTGCACATGTGTTGGTGCGGGCGATCCTCGTCTCGGAAAACTCAAATTCCGTACTGTGTTGATCGACGAGTCAACACAATCTGCAGAACCTGAATGTATGATCCCGTTGGTGCTAGGATGCAAGCAGGTTGTCCTTGTTGGCGATCATCAACAACTTGGCCCCGTCATCATGAACAAGAAAGCGGCTAAGGCTGGTCTTAACCAGTCCCTCTTTGAGCGACTTGTTATTTTGGGATGCTCGCCAATCCGCTTGAATGTCCAATACCGTATGCACCCATGTTTGTCTGAATTTCCCTCCAACATGTTTTATGAGGGATCCTTGCAGAACGGCATCACTTCTTTTGatcgtcttcgtcgagaAGTTGATTTTCCATGGCCTATTATGGACAACCCAATGATGTTCTGGTCGAACCTCGGAAATGAGGAAATCTCAGCTTCGGGGACGTCATATCTCAATCGTACCGAAGCCACGAATGTGGAAAAGATTGTTACTCGTTTTTTCAAGGCCGGTGTGCACCCAAAGGATATCGGTATCATCACTCCATATGAAGGTCAGCGCAGCTATATCGTTAGCTCCATGCAGGCAACTGGAACCTTCAAGAAAGAGCACTACAAGGAAATTGAGGTTGCTTCGGTGGATGCTTTCCAGGGCCGTGAGAAAGACTTCATCATTCTGTCCTGCGTACGCTCCAACGACCATCAAGGAATTGGCTTCCTGAGTGACCCTCGGCGTCTGAACGTTGCACTTACCAGAGCTAAATATGGTCTGGTGATTCTAGGAAACCCGAAGGTTTTGTCTAAGCATCCTCTTTGGAATTGTCTCCTACAGCATTTCAAGGAACGGCACTGTCTTGTAGAAGGCCCGTTGTCTAACCTCCAGGAGTCCCTAATCCAATTTAGCCGTCCAAAGCAGGCGTACCGTGGACCTCAGCGATTCCAGATGGCCTACAACCACGTGTCCAATGTTACCAGTGGATATATGAATGGGCGGAACGGTCAACGCAACGATTTCCACGATACAGGCTCGGTTGTGGGTTACATACCGGATGATGTTTCTTCTGTCCACTCCTCTGCACTTGGTGGCGGCGTGGGAATTCCTTCTGGATATCCTCCCATGTTCCAACAATTTGCAGACTCGTGGCCAACTCTCCCTGGAGCTCGTCGCGCCAATGGGAACAGAGGGAGGGGTGCGCCCAGCGTCGCTGGAGAATCCGTAGCAGCAACGGAATCCGATATTACCGGAAGCATTATCGATGGCAAGGGCCCTGAGCATGGTGGTGTTAGTCTTGCTGGATTGAGCATCAACGATATGAGCAAGCAGCCTAGTCTTAGTCAGTCTGACCGGCTGAAGCGTTACGTGGAATCTGGAGCACGTGAGCCCTACAAGCCCGGTGTTCCCGATAATGGTAGCATTTTCGGAGGCAGCTCTGCTAGCATTCGTGTCACTCGCGGAGTACCTGGCCATATccatgatgacgatgatgcaCGAAGCGTCTCTACAGCTTTTGCCAGCCAGGTTGGGGGCAATTATGATTGA